The following are encoded in a window of Lentisphaera araneosa HTCC2155 genomic DNA:
- a CDS encoding glycosyl hydrolase family 28-related protein gives MRSKYIILILALSFSLFSPVQALTQEPNPGSPRLVDLKYPSEDLVPIISYDVTLPPYSVDKTGKTDASQGINQALLDAKKQGGTVFLPVGRYLIQKQLHIPIGVTLRGDWKQPTAKNLKVGGTILFADFGHGEKDGAPLIHVKEGGIRDLSIFYPKQNIKSIIPYPVTVHLNGNAAMRNVTLINSYKGVLTGHFSTIMNLYGTTLDVGITMLNAGAVPRCRNIHLSPRYWSFCGHKKAPKFKDLAKVMKERKAYAIQLNRQDAGIFMDIKIDNYHTAVKVMPPHGWTYWHDLKIKDVEVGIHFTGGSLQRMYVTQSSIDAEQFGILMKMEKDCWQDQWNKLSKSGRKYGIEKDQALLRIYDCEFSSNGTNIHLDGSFRQELNLQECSFNKWGSKEKDYAIYCETGEIDVYDSIFKQNKNHLYIDKSKASLSFVGNTFPSKPHLRLPASNSAIIDHTPAKNSGPSMPDILAIPNRLPARTEKASLYIVKTMTDKKADASTAIQDALNKAGKDGGGTVYLLQGSYRLTNHLTVPPGVELRGINDFMPRGTQSRTLLIADIAKDKGKPNNSPLISLHSNSKLGGSGVTGLAIWYEHQDFRNIQAYPWTIRSLGPKCWVQRVYLGNSYNAIDFATHNNDKHLISRVCGSALNRAFMVGNSPTIGWVDNCHIRPQDWFLASEKRVVHRNGNVAKEGFVFDIPGDRYNKPVIGDIFRGTEHSLIPNLRGAGAITIASGANVQITAFFTNGATRAFDFIDHDGSGGGSANILIGGSEAGWGAWFKDIGKKGVTMTNFSLNPMTRLPYIEEKDIPEGHLPKGMAVKIDSTVANNPINFISPKFYGRKEINLGVDMQGGKVFFKQGATENPYGGFFLKVKGGSLQQRNTEMGDIIESH, from the coding sequence TTGCGATCAAAATACATAATACTAATACTAGCTCTGAGCTTTTCCTTGTTCTCCCCCGTACAAGCCTTAACCCAAGAGCCCAATCCCGGCTCACCCCGTTTAGTTGATTTAAAGTATCCCTCTGAGGATCTCGTCCCCATCATTTCTTATGATGTCACACTCCCTCCTTACTCAGTTGATAAAACGGGAAAAACAGATGCCTCCCAAGGGATAAACCAGGCTCTTTTAGACGCCAAAAAACAAGGTGGCACCGTCTTCCTCCCGGTGGGAAGATATCTTATTCAAAAACAACTGCACATCCCCATTGGAGTTACTCTTCGCGGAGATTGGAAACAGCCTACAGCTAAAAACCTCAAGGTCGGCGGCACCATTCTCTTTGCCGACTTTGGCCATGGAGAAAAGGATGGCGCCCCACTGATCCATGTTAAAGAAGGTGGGATTCGAGACCTCTCAATCTTTTACCCGAAGCAAAACATCAAAAGTATTATCCCCTACCCCGTAACAGTTCATTTGAACGGCAATGCAGCCATGAGAAATGTAACTCTAATAAATTCGTATAAAGGTGTGTTAACCGGTCATTTCTCCACTATCATGAACCTTTATGGAACGACTCTAGATGTCGGTATAACTATGTTAAACGCCGGTGCTGTACCACGTTGCAGAAACATTCACCTATCTCCGCGTTACTGGAGTTTCTGTGGTCACAAAAAGGCTCCGAAATTCAAAGATTTGGCCAAAGTCATGAAAGAACGAAAAGCCTATGCTATCCAACTCAACCGTCAGGATGCAGGAATTTTTATGGATATAAAAATCGATAACTACCATACAGCCGTTAAAGTCATGCCACCCCATGGTTGGACCTATTGGCATGACCTCAAAATAAAAGATGTGGAAGTCGGTATTCATTTCACTGGCGGTTCCCTTCAGCGCATGTACGTGACACAGAGCTCTATAGACGCTGAACAGTTTGGCATTTTAATGAAAATGGAAAAAGACTGTTGGCAGGATCAGTGGAATAAATTAAGTAAGAGTGGCAGAAAATATGGTATAGAAAAAGACCAGGCCTTACTGAGAATATATGATTGTGAGTTCTCGAGCAATGGAACAAATATTCATCTCGATGGATCTTTTCGCCAAGAACTCAACCTGCAAGAATGTAGTTTCAACAAATGGGGTTCTAAAGAAAAGGACTATGCTATTTATTGCGAAACCGGAGAAATTGACGTTTATGATTCAATTTTTAAGCAGAACAAAAACCATCTTTACATCGATAAATCCAAAGCAAGCCTATCCTTCGTCGGCAATACTTTCCCTAGTAAGCCTCATTTGCGACTCCCTGCTTCAAATAGCGCAATCATTGATCACACGCCGGCAAAAAATAGCGGCCCTTCAATGCCAGATATTCTTGCTATTCCTAACAGACTACCTGCTCGTACAGAAAAAGCTTCCTTATACATCGTTAAGACAATGACTGATAAAAAAGCTGATGCCAGTACAGCTATTCAAGACGCTCTCAATAAAGCCGGTAAAGATGGTGGCGGTACTGTTTACCTATTGCAAGGAAGCTACCGTTTAACTAATCACCTCACAGTTCCACCTGGAGTTGAATTACGCGGCATCAACGACTTCATGCCACGAGGCACTCAATCTCGAACTCTACTGATTGCGGACATCGCAAAAGATAAAGGCAAGCCAAATAATTCGCCTCTGATTAGTTTACACTCCAACTCAAAACTAGGTGGTTCCGGTGTGACCGGTTTAGCCATTTGGTATGAACATCAGGATTTTAGAAATATTCAGGCTTACCCCTGGACGATTCGTAGCCTGGGTCCTAAGTGCTGGGTCCAACGAGTTTACCTTGGCAATTCTTACAACGCCATCGATTTCGCCACTCATAATAATGATAAACATCTGATTTCTCGTGTCTGTGGCTCGGCTCTAAATCGCGCCTTCATGGTAGGAAACAGCCCAACTATTGGCTGGGTTGATAATTGTCACATTCGCCCTCAGGATTGGTTTTTAGCATCAGAAAAACGCGTGGTCCATCGCAATGGCAATGTTGCTAAAGAAGGCTTTGTTTTTGACATCCCCGGCGATCGATACAACAAACCTGTAATAGGCGATATCTTCCGCGGTACTGAACATAGCCTAATCCCCAATTTGCGTGGTGCTGGAGCCATCACAATTGCCAGTGGTGCAAATGTTCAAATCACCGCCTTTTTCACCAATGGTGCGACTCGGGCTTTTGATTTTATTGACCACGACGGCAGTGGCGGTGGCAGCGCCAATATCCTCATTGGCGGTAGCGAAGCGGGCTGGGGAGCTTGGTTTAAAGACATCGGTAAAAAAGGCGTCACCATGACCAATTTCAGTCTAAATCCCATGACCCGCCTTCCCTACATTGAAGAAAAAGACATTCCAGAAGGTCATCTTCCCAAAGGCATGGCGGTAAAAATAGATTCGACCGTAGCTAATAATCCCATCAACTTTATCAGCCCCAAGTTTTACGGCCGTAAGGAGATTAATCTTGGGGTAGATATGCAAGGTGGAAAGGTCTTCTTCAAACAAGGCGCAACCGAAAACCCCTACGGTGGCTTTTTCCTCAAGGTCAAGGGCGGCTCCTTACAACAAAGAAACACCGAAATGGGTGACATAATAGAAAGTCATTAA
- a CDS encoding Txe/YoeB family addiction module toxin, which translates to MEVKWTKKAIKDAQYLHSKDAESYRKLKELIAEIEKSPFTGIGKPEPLKDKLKGWWSRRINQKDRLVYRVSGKTPQVLEITSCRGHY; encoded by the coding sequence ATGGAAGTCAAGTGGACTAAGAAAGCTATCAAGGATGCTCAGTATTTACACTCGAAGGATGCGGAGAGTTACAGGAAGCTTAAAGAACTGATTGCTGAAATTGAGAAAAGCCCTTTCACCGGGATAGGTAAACCCGAACCCTTGAAAGATAAGCTTAAAGGATGGTGGAGTAGACGTATAAATCAGAAGGATAGATTGGTTTATCGAGTTAGCGGGAAAACTCCGCAGGTATTAGAAATAACTTCATGTAGAGGACATTATTGA
- a CDS encoding type II toxin-antitoxin system Phd/YefM family antitoxin: protein MEITTREARAHFSTYLDSVEQGERVTIARRGHAKVALVTEAELERLTSYQTTLKSKLFDLFMTKSPDELNDMHDILCTLMDADEITNTDVIASIEDAEKGETEAWIMP, encoded by the coding sequence ATGGAAATTACAACAAGAGAAGCGAGAGCACACTTTTCAACATATCTTGATAGTGTAGAGCAGGGTGAGCGAGTAACAATAGCACGTAGAGGACATGCAAAAGTAGCTTTAGTCACAGAGGCGGAACTAGAGAGATTGACTAGCTATCAAACTACTTTGAAATCTAAACTCTTTGACCTGTTCATGACTAAAAGCCCCGATGAGCTTAATGATATGCACGATATTTTGTGTACTCTTATGGATGCCGATGAAATCACAAACACTGATGTTATAGCTTCAATTGAAGATGCAGAGAAGGGTGAGACAGAAGCTTGGATTATGCCATAA
- a CDS encoding SGNH/GDSL hydrolase family protein, whose translation MLRFLQKIMYTALLLLTTVNTQGADGLASKDELYTGKEFSEAFVNPKDNPSRPNVLLIGDSISIGYTVEVRKLLKGKADVYRIGGNGRDSAHGLKRLEKMLGKTKYDIIHFNWGLWDLCYRNPKSKTQGHRDKVNGKLTATPEQYRKNMEGIVAKLKKTGAKLIWCETTPVPEHEAGRKLGDGVVYNTIVEEIIAGKDISINRLHGHALKKQTEIQKKNGDVHFSKAGYAYLAEKVAFEILKGLGN comes from the coding sequence ATGCTTAGATTTTTACAAAAAATAATGTATACAGCTTTACTATTATTAACGACTGTCAACACACAGGGAGCAGATGGTTTAGCAAGTAAAGATGAACTCTATACAGGAAAGGAATTCTCAGAAGCCTTCGTGAATCCTAAAGATAACCCATCTCGACCAAATGTTTTATTAATCGGAGATTCAATTTCGATTGGCTATACAGTAGAGGTTCGAAAACTGCTTAAAGGAAAAGCAGATGTTTACCGTATTGGTGGTAACGGAAGAGATTCCGCCCATGGTCTTAAACGACTTGAGAAAATGCTTGGCAAGACTAAATACGACATTATTCACTTTAACTGGGGATTATGGGACCTGTGTTATCGCAATCCCAAATCAAAAACCCAGGGGCATCGCGACAAAGTTAACGGCAAATTGACAGCTACACCTGAGCAATACCGAAAAAACATGGAAGGTATTGTGGCTAAATTAAAAAAGACCGGGGCAAAACTTATTTGGTGTGAAACCACTCCGGTTCCGGAACATGAGGCTGGCCGCAAGCTTGGTGATGGCGTTGTATACAATACTATTGTTGAAGAGATTATCGCTGGAAAGGACATCTCAATTAACAGGCTACATGGCCATGCTTTGAAGAAACAAACCGAGATTCAAAAGAAAAATGGTGATGTTCACTTCTCTAAAGCAGGGTACGCGTACCTTGCTGAAAAGGTAGCCTTCGAGATATTAAAAGGTTTAGGGAATTAA
- a CDS encoding arylsulfatase, with translation MTTSANAADKAPVVNSSKPNIIYINTDDWGIGKVPSYQMDEASQKIIKTPNLDQLRRDGALFTNAYAGNAVCGPSRCTLLTGKHPGNAAWRANSKDPTIEQWPPKYPMLGEVARNAGYKTAAFGKVSVGGHHPPEHITLCGWDYWLGYLGHVDVRDFYANYIWENGEKIDLPKNTKKVLHGTILNKGKGTGGVVGIGKGTFVEDLYTDKIIEFMKENKEKPFFIYFASTVPHGGRPGGMRVPDLLDYDKVEGLTRSEQVYCALMTYHDRSVGRIRSAIKELGLDQNTIVIWTSDNGDESSYYLRTKTFDGNGPFKKVKRSLYEGGIRVPMIAAWPGKIEPNSTCDLITTQVDVMPTVADAGGKELTSEMDGISIMPTLRGERDKQTKREYIYFEFYEGGKQQSVRMGKWKAYRSGGWNGKLELYDLSKDIGEEHDIAAQHPEIVQRMKEIMKKEHSPHPRWNLESKKNSDKKKSNNK, from the coding sequence TTGACTACATCGGCCAATGCCGCAGACAAAGCACCTGTGGTGAACTCCTCGAAGCCGAATATTATCTATATCAATACCGATGATTGGGGTATTGGCAAAGTCCCCTCTTATCAAATGGATGAGGCCAGTCAGAAGATTATCAAGACGCCAAATCTGGATCAGTTGCGTAGGGATGGGGCTTTGTTCACCAATGCCTATGCCGGGAATGCTGTTTGCGGTCCGTCCCGTTGTACACTGTTAACCGGTAAACATCCGGGAAATGCCGCCTGGCGTGCGAATTCAAAAGATCCTACAATAGAGCAATGGCCACCGAAATACCCGATGCTGGGTGAAGTCGCCCGCAATGCTGGTTACAAAACAGCTGCATTTGGTAAAGTATCAGTCGGAGGACATCATCCACCTGAGCATATCACCTTGTGTGGTTGGGATTATTGGCTCGGCTACCTGGGTCATGTGGATGTCCGTGACTTCTATGCCAACTACATCTGGGAGAATGGTGAGAAGATTGATTTGCCTAAAAATACAAAAAAAGTTCTTCATGGAACTATCCTTAATAAGGGAAAAGGAACTGGAGGCGTTGTCGGCATAGGTAAAGGAACCTTTGTTGAAGACCTTTACACTGACAAAATCATCGAGTTTATGAAGGAGAATAAAGAAAAGCCATTTTTCATCTATTTTGCCAGTACAGTACCCCATGGGGGGCGCCCTGGAGGAATGCGTGTTCCTGATCTTTTGGACTATGACAAAGTGGAAGGACTGACTCGTAGTGAGCAAGTTTACTGCGCCTTGATGACATACCACGACCGGAGTGTTGGTCGCATTAGATCTGCGATCAAGGAATTGGGCTTGGATCAGAATACGATTGTGATATGGACTTCTGACAATGGCGATGAATCCTCTTATTATTTGCGCACGAAAACCTTTGATGGCAATGGCCCGTTCAAGAAAGTAAAGCGCTCACTATACGAAGGTGGGATTCGTGTCCCCATGATTGCTGCATGGCCTGGAAAAATCGAACCGAATTCCACTTGTGATCTGATCACCACCCAGGTTGATGTGATGCCGACGGTGGCCGACGCTGGTGGTAAAGAACTTACCAGCGAAATGGATGGCATCTCCATTATGCCGACTCTGCGTGGTGAAAGAGATAAGCAGACGAAGCGTGAGTATATCTATTTTGAATTCTACGAAGGTGGAAAACAGCAATCTGTCAGAATGGGTAAATGGAAGGCATACCGCTCTGGTGGCTGGAATGGTAAGCTGGAACTGTACGACTTGAGCAAGGATATCGGCGAAGAACATGATATCGCGGCTCAGCACCCGGAGATAGTTCAGCGCATGAAAGAGATCATGAAGAAGGAGCATTCTCCTCATCCACGGTGGAACCTTGAGTCGAAAAAGAATTCTGATAAGAAAAAATCTAATAATAAGTAA
- a CDS encoding metallophosphoesterase yields MMTKIRLVITSALAVMLSNGLVMAKDKPLLSIAAVADPQYADAPRRGGREPKKALNRMHHAVSEFNKRDIDWGVILGDIIDWDDIEYGRFPHKIIAKEPIGWIHKNAILNAWGKADFPTYLVLGNHDYYVPNEDKDGTIKPYNVYRAFGFKDKAYYDFESKGFRFVVLDGDFHYLNYSPKHPNYKKAYNYYRNFKGPQKKWWNAAISKEQQTWLIDVLDRALSKQESVVIMCHYPIHKSGQHSLLNDTEILKILDQYPNICLYLNGHAHGGDYKLMGKRHHFNLRGMQGDADAWYQIDFYSDKIKVLQAEKTSKPIYELKIDKSWQDKK; encoded by the coding sequence ATGATGACCAAAATTAGATTAGTAATAACATCTGCTCTAGCGGTAATGCTTTCGAACGGGCTTGTCATGGCCAAAGATAAGCCATTACTTTCCATTGCTGCAGTTGCAGATCCTCAATACGCAGATGCACCTCGCCGTGGTGGTCGCGAACCGAAGAAGGCACTGAATCGTATGCATCACGCTGTGAGTGAGTTCAATAAGCGCGACATCGATTGGGGCGTGATACTCGGAGATATAATTGATTGGGACGATATCGAGTATGGCCGCTTCCCTCATAAAATCATTGCTAAAGAACCCATAGGTTGGATACACAAGAACGCGATCCTAAATGCCTGGGGAAAGGCAGACTTCCCCACCTATTTGGTTTTGGGGAATCATGACTACTACGTGCCGAACGAAGATAAAGATGGTACGATTAAACCCTATAATGTTTATCGCGCTTTCGGCTTTAAAGACAAAGCCTATTACGACTTTGAATCAAAGGGCTTCCGCTTTGTGGTTTTAGATGGTGATTTCCACTATCTAAATTACTCTCCGAAGCACCCCAATTATAAGAAGGCTTACAATTATTATCGTAATTTCAAGGGACCGCAGAAGAAGTGGTGGAATGCCGCCATTTCAAAGGAACAGCAAACCTGGTTGATCGACGTTCTGGATAGAGCTTTGAGTAAGCAGGAGTCAGTAGTAATCATGTGTCATTATCCCATTCATAAATCCGGGCAGCACAGTTTGTTGAATGATACTGAAATTTTAAAGATATTAGATCAGTATCCCAATATTTGTCTCTACCTTAACGGTCACGCTCACGGTGGGGACTACAAACTCATGGGCAAGCGACATCACTTCAATTTGCGGGGGATGCAAGGCGATGCGGATGCCTGGTACCAGATTGATTTTTACAGTGATAAAATCAAAGTCTTACAGGCCGAAAAAACATCTAAGCCTATTTATGAACTTAAAATAGATAAATCTTGGCAGGATAAAAAGTGA
- a CDS encoding sulfatase, which produces MKMLFFMRNRNNNQCLGIVIRRIIIVAAVCLGTAILTIQPAAAKSSKPNFVFFFIDDMGYHDWGRHGNKFIETPSIDRLANESVVFSNGYVNAANCAPSRCAVLSGQYTPRTHFYNVWSIHRGDRSKDRLSLKDVINGQVFADEKVSFAEALKKVGYSTAMYGKWHISGHGRYGSGVDGGVSPQMQGFDDVIDHSARDLDSLFKKNGDPKQMFTYTKRAIEFAEKSTQDNKPFMIYLAHHAVHTGNDVGSRTETRKYFTDKKSMGKYEEKVNTSYAAHLADTDTSIGLLLDKLEELKIKDNTVIMFLSDNGGIPTRLHQKPLRSWKGSYYEGGIRVPFFISWPKQFKPTETDVPAMAIDLYPTMLELAGVKDIENHLDGYPIDGKSLLPVLTGKNMPERAIFWHFPAYLRGDKKYTETRTPDYRQQPVSVIRKGDWKLHLFLEEWSLDGGREKIDTNNCVELYKLKQDVGEKNNLALSNKTKRDEMLEELLAWHKSINAPIPTEPNPEYDPTAKPTAKKSKKK; this is translated from the coding sequence ATGAAGATGTTATTTTTTATGCGTAACAGAAACAATAATCAATGTCTAGGTATTGTAATTAGGCGAATTATCATCGTCGCGGCAGTTTGCTTAGGCACTGCTATCTTAACAATCCAGCCGGCCGCGGCAAAGTCCTCGAAGCCGAATTTTGTCTTTTTCTTTATCGATGATATGGGTTACCATGACTGGGGGCGTCACGGTAACAAGTTTATAGAAACTCCGTCAATAGATCGTCTTGCAAATGAGAGTGTTGTATTTAGCAATGGCTATGTCAATGCGGCTAACTGTGCCCCTTCACGTTGTGCAGTCCTGTCTGGCCAGTACACTCCTCGGACCCATTTTTATAATGTCTGGAGTATTCATCGTGGGGATAGGAGCAAAGATCGCTTAAGCCTGAAAGATGTCATTAACGGACAGGTTTTTGCTGACGAAAAGGTTTCTTTTGCCGAGGCGCTCAAAAAGGTCGGCTATTCTACGGCGATGTACGGAAAATGGCATATCAGTGGTCATGGTAGATATGGTTCAGGTGTCGACGGCGGGGTTTCGCCACAGATGCAGGGATTTGATGATGTCATTGATCACTCAGCCCGGGACCTCGATTCGCTTTTTAAGAAAAATGGTGACCCGAAGCAGATGTTCACCTATACCAAGCGGGCGATTGAGTTTGCTGAAAAGAGTACTCAGGACAACAAGCCCTTCATGATCTATTTGGCACACCATGCTGTACATACTGGTAATGATGTTGGGTCTAGGACGGAGACCCGTAAGTATTTTACTGATAAGAAGTCGATGGGGAAGTACGAGGAGAAGGTTAATACGAGTTATGCTGCACATCTCGCAGACACGGACACAAGTATCGGTTTGCTGCTAGACAAGCTTGAAGAATTAAAGATAAAAGACAATACAGTGATCATGTTCCTCTCTGATAATGGAGGGATACCGACACGTCTCCACCAGAAACCCTTGCGTAGCTGGAAAGGCAGCTATTATGAAGGTGGAATTCGAGTACCCTTTTTTATAAGCTGGCCAAAGCAATTCAAACCTACAGAAACGGATGTACCAGCAATGGCCATAGACCTGTACCCGACTATGCTGGAGCTAGCAGGTGTAAAAGATATAGAAAATCACCTCGACGGATACCCGATTGATGGTAAAAGTTTGCTTCCTGTGCTGACTGGGAAAAATATGCCAGAACGAGCAATTTTCTGGCATTTCCCAGCTTACTTGAGGGGGGATAAAAAGTATACCGAAACCCGTACCCCAGACTATCGTCAGCAACCGGTGAGTGTTATTCGCAAAGGCGACTGGAAGCTACACCTCTTCTTGGAAGAGTGGAGCTTGGATGGCGGCAGGGAAAAAATCGACACCAACAATTGCGTAGAACTTTACAAGCTAAAACAGGATGTGGGCGAGAAAAATAACCTCGCATTGAGCAACAAGACAAAGCGTGACGAGATGCTTGAGGAACTTCTGGCCTGGCACAAATCAATCAATGCTCCGATTCCAACTGAACCAAATCCAGAATACGATCCTACAGCCAAACCTACAGCTAAAAAGAGCAAAAAGAAATAG